One genomic region from Arthrobacter sp. FB24 encodes:
- a CDS encoding ABC transporter substrate-binding protein, whose translation MAMNKKALHSAIALAGVSAFALTACTGPSGGGGTSTGGAGGGTITYGTTDKVVTLDPAGSYDAGSFMVMNQIYPFLLNAKPGTADATPDIAESAEFTSPTEYTVKLKSDLKFANGHALTSSDVKFSIDRVVKIADDNGPASLLGNLESVTAKDDSTVVFKLKAGNDQVFPGVLAANAGPIVDEEVFPADKLMSDDEIVKGKPFAGPYTIESYKKNELVSLKVNPDYKGLLGKPANDGASIKYYADSNNLKLDVQQGNIDVAGRSLTATDAADLEKDSKVTVHKGPGGELRYIVFNFDTMPFGAKTAEADPAKALAVRQAMANVVDRDAIATQVYKGTYLPAYSVVPDGFVGAIQPLKEMYGDGSGKPSLDKAKKAFSEAGVTAPVNIKLQYNPDHYGKSSGDEYAMIKEQLEKSGLFKVDLQSTEWVTYSKDRTKDVYPVYQLGWFPDYSDADNYLTPFFVPGNFLKNHYENPSVTDLITKQLTTVDKAEREKVLGEAQTSVAKDLSTLPLLQGAQLMVAGKDVKGVEKTLDASFKTRLGVISK comes from the coding sequence ATGGCAATGAACAAAAAGGCCCTGCACAGCGCTATCGCGCTCGCGGGTGTTTCCGCGTTTGCACTGACAGCCTGCACAGGTCCGTCCGGCGGCGGCGGAACTTCCACCGGCGGCGCCGGAGGCGGAACCATTACCTACGGCACCACGGACAAGGTCGTTACCCTCGATCCTGCGGGCTCGTACGACGCCGGTTCCTTCATGGTGATGAACCAGATCTACCCGTTCCTGCTGAACGCCAAGCCCGGCACGGCGGACGCCACACCCGATATCGCAGAGTCCGCGGAATTCACGAGCCCCACGGAGTACACCGTCAAGCTCAAGTCGGACCTCAAATTTGCCAATGGACACGCGCTCACCTCCTCCGACGTGAAGTTCTCCATCGACCGCGTGGTCAAGATCGCGGACGACAACGGCCCTGCCTCGCTTCTGGGCAACCTGGAGTCGGTTACCGCCAAGGACGACTCCACGGTGGTCTTCAAGCTCAAGGCCGGCAATGACCAGGTCTTCCCGGGCGTCCTTGCTGCCAATGCAGGACCCATCGTCGATGAAGAGGTCTTCCCGGCGGACAAGCTCATGAGCGACGACGAAATCGTCAAGGGCAAGCCGTTCGCCGGCCCCTACACGATCGAGAGCTACAAGAAGAACGAGCTTGTGAGCCTGAAGGTCAACCCGGACTACAAGGGCCTGCTGGGCAAGCCCGCCAATGACGGCGCGAGCATCAAGTACTACGCCGATTCGAACAACCTCAAGCTCGACGTCCAGCAGGGCAACATCGACGTTGCCGGCCGCAGCCTGACCGCTACGGACGCCGCTGACCTCGAAAAGGACTCCAAGGTCACCGTCCACAAGGGTCCCGGCGGCGAGCTGCGCTACATCGTGTTCAACTTCGACACCATGCCGTTCGGAGCGAAGACCGCCGAGGCAGATCCCGCCAAGGCGCTCGCCGTCCGCCAGGCCATGGCGAACGTCGTTGACCGCGACGCCATCGCAACCCAGGTCTACAAGGGCACCTACCTGCCCGCGTACTCCGTAGTCCCCGACGGGTTCGTCGGAGCCATCCAGCCGCTCAAGGAAATGTACGGCGACGGCAGCGGCAAGCCCAGCCTGGACAAGGCCAAGAAGGCATTCTCCGAGGCAGGCGTAACGGCCCCGGTCAACATTAAGCTGCAGTACAACCCCGACCACTACGGCAAGTCCTCGGGCGACGAATACGCCATGATCAAGGAACAGCTGGAGAAGTCCGGCCTCTTCAAGGTGGACCTGCAGTCCACTGAATGGGTGACCTACTCAAAGGACCGCACCAAGGACGTCTACCCGGTCTACCAGCTCGGCTGGTTCCCGGACTACTCGGACGCGGACAACTACCTGACCCCGTTCTTCGTACCGGGCAACTTCCTGAAGAACCACTACGAAAACCCGTCCGTGACGGACCTGATCACCAAACAGCTCACCACTGTTGACAAGGCAGAGCGCGAGAAGGTCCTGGGTGAAGCCCAGACGTCAGTTGCCAAGGATCTCTCCACGCTGCCGCTGCTGCAGGGCGCCCAGCTCATGGTCGCCGGAAAGGACGTCAAGGGTGTTGAAAAGACCCTGGACGCGTCCTTCAAGACCCGTCTTGGCGTGATTTCCAAGTAG